CTTAcctaatttgattttattttacttcttttttattttttgggcTCTCAGAAACGTGTTCAGTTTGGATTGAGGTTACAACCTGGGTAATGCCTCCCTGCctaaaaaaaaaggctgttacCATAACAACCTGACTCTGCACTTCATTACCATGGCAATTCTCAGGAATTATTAAATACTGTGTATGTTTGGTGCAGGCGCTCCAGTACATCTGGTGCCAGGCTCAGGTTGGGATCCTCCCTCCCCCCTAATCTGTTTGTCTGTCTCATCTTGTTTAACTCTTTCGTTGCCCCCAGCCAAGACtgccagggcagggagaaggaggTGGGTATCATTAGGGACTTGGTTTGGGTTGTTCCCCACGGCAGGCAGGACTGTATAACCAGCGTTGCTGGGTTTTCTCAGGTGGGTCAAGCCACCTCTTTATTTCTCCAATTGTAAAATCAGTGATTACAGAGGTAGAGGATTTCTCTTGCAGGCAGGCTGTTCAGCAGGAGGAAATGCTCTCACACTtgcctttctctgctgtttccctgctgcctgtccagaAATAAGAAATTCCAGCTGGAACAGAATTGTGGCAAGTGGGGACCAGCCCAGAGACAGGGAGCTGCTCCTGAAGGAGGATTGTGAAGGTCCAGTGCAGGTTGCTCTTGATGGGGGTTAAGAAGCAGTTCCCCATTATCAGGATGACTTGACTGACCATGTACTGATCATGATTGTTTTCAGAGAAGGGATGCAGACTAGCTGGACCAGTGGCTCAGAGCAATGTGGCCAGTCCCACAGGATTGCATTGGTATCTTGTATTCCACTGCTAGATGATTTTAAATGAGGCTCAATGTCTGGTCCTCACTGTGCCACTGATGTGGTGATGCACCTAAGCATGTCCcttctctccctgtctctctgCTGTACTCTATAGCCAGCAGTGTCTCAGCCATACTTGTACAGCTCCTGGCACCCCACTGACGTTCTGGAAGCTAACATGCTAcaagtaacaattaaaaaaaaatcaaaataacattaaatgaGCCTCGTTCAAAAAAAATTGCGTAAATTTTCTTGGGAGCCCATACCCACTCGTGAGCTTAAGCTAAATGAGTAGGCGTGAGATGAAAAAACACAGCTATTTGTGGGGAAAGGCAGTAGAAAGAGCCATTATGGTCTGCTTTCCTTACGCAAGCCCTGGAGTAGCCACCTCATCCTCTGGCTGCCAGACACGTGCCTCCGGGGCAGGGCAGCTGGGTTTTCAGGGTCTGAGATGGCAGCTCTTCCCCTGAGAACTGGGGAGCATCATGATGTCCTCAGCACCCTTCCTTCCACCAGGCACGACCTGAGCTGGCATCTGCTCTGCGTGAACAGGACAGAGAAGGAATCAGGGCAGTTAAAACAGCAACCATGACTTCACCTCAAGAGGGTCTTTAGACCCCAGATCTCTAACCTGTGGGGTTCCCTCACCATGCCAGCCCTCCATTGCCTTCCTTCCGGTCTCCCCTTGCCATCTCAGTGCTGGCATCAATCCTCCAGAGATCTTTTCCCCAAATAATTCCTCCTCTCAGTGGGGTAATCAGCCTTTTATTGGGAATCTAATGGGATGGGGGCTGTTGGGAATCTAATGGCACGACAAGAGGATGAACAAGCCAATGTGAAGTTGTGCTCTTGCTCCAAGGGGCCATGTGGAAAATCTTCCCTCTTCTAACTGACTCCTGAGCAAGTTCCAGCTTCCTCAGCAGGTgcccagctctgctttctgtggCACTGCATTGCTTCTCCACCTGATGTATGCATGACCCTGCTGTGgttgacttttctcctttcctctggaAGATTCCACACCACAAAAGGGGTGAAGACCCCCACGCCCCACTCCTGGCTGTGGCCTCTAAGGACACTTGGCAAGTGGTGGCTGTGTGGGATTGCAGAGCCATGTTTCCCCACTGGGCAGCAGGACCCCTCAACACacaccccagctctctcagcccctGGCAGAGCAAGGCAGGTAGGGACACGTCAGATAATGTGACCAGCTTCTTCACTCAGGCCACTGCTGCAGGCCAGAGTTAAGGTGATTTTTATGCTTTCTTTGGATTGGCAACATTTCCTGTGCCTTGCTTGCATTGCTGACACTGGAAGGTTTCTTCCTCCACCTCTGAATTCTCCCTTGTGCTGGGGCCACGGCTGGTGGATGGATTGACAAGAGGGACCAAAGGCTGGCTTAAAGCAGAAGGTGGATGGGAGTTTAGTGAGTACATCTGGGCTGTCCTCTGATAGCACAGCGACCTGAAGATGCGGTTGCACATTTAGGTTATACAAGCAACTACACTCCTAAGTTTTTGCAGAGCTGGGTCGTTGTATGCATTGAGGTTATCTGCATCTCACCTTGATGTCGTGACCAGGCTGTGCTCCCACAGCAGGAGCAGTTTGCACTCATACGCAAAGAGCTCAGCGGCCATAACACCCCCTTCAGCAACAGGGACCAAAATCCCCTTCCACGCTGCTGTGTGAAGCCACTCTTACGTCTGCCAGCAGGGCAGCAAACCCTCCGTGCTGAGAAGGCTGCTCAGGTACACAGACCTACAAGCTGCTCATAAAAATCAGAGTCCTGCCTGTTCAGCCGTTTCGCTGGCACCAACAGGACATTTCAGAGCTTTGAATCCCAAATTCTGGTCCTGCTGCCGTGATGTCTTTGTGCTCTTAAGGCGTTTCAGACAACAGGTTATTGGGAGCAACCAGTGACAGCGCTGCACTAATCCTGCTCTGCATCAGGTTTAGTCCACCAATACCCTGTAGGAACCTTGAAGAAGGTGCTCAGCAAATACTGATTAATTACAAAACATACTCTAATCTTGTTTGCTtctgggaagagcagagagctgttgtgGATTTACATCCAAGTAGATCAGATTATCAGCTCCTCCAGTATCCAGGATTGCTTTCCCACTACAGAAGTGGACCCAGCAGGAATATTGTTGGCGCAACAAAACTCAAATTATTTCCATCTCACACCCACGGACAGAGCTGTAATTCCATCACAGAACAAAGGTCAGGagccctcctcctctcacatAATTTAGTTTTGACAGCTCATCAGGATTAGAGGAGCTGGAGATTTTAACTTGGAGGCTGAAATCTTACTTTGCAAGAGGTGCATCAGTGCATCTTTATGAATCTCTGCCTCAGTACTGTGCAGGTATTTAACACAAGCCTGAAATACGTAGCTCCTGACAGATTTATTTGCTAGTGGTAGGTGATACTTGCCTGTGAAAAATGTATGGTAGTTTCTGCTTTAAAGAAACTCTAATTGGAGTTCAACTGGAAGGTGAGATGATTATATCAGGAACTAGGATTGAAATACCTGAACTCCGCActcacagagagagaaaatgaacacGAAAATGAACACAACACAAAATACTTTTGAAACAGGTTCTTTTTTCCTGAATGTTCACCAGTTTTCAAAAAACTACAAAAACTGCAAGGACTGTAACAATatagaacttgaaaaaaaaaaggctattgtGTACAAAAACAAtcatgcttttgttttggggttggagCGGTTTTTTGTATTTATCTGggttcttttcttccttcagcatAGTGTGAAAGAAGAAAGTACCAGTTTATTTAACAGGATAGCtcagaaaaataaggaagaacaTGCTTTCCTCACTACAAAACTGTACCAGAAGATGCATGCTTGAGGTCCGAAATACAAACAGTGACACATTTTGTAGCATGGAGACTTCGTTGTACGACCCACATGGCACTTCCTTTCCCCTGCCCCACGGTCAAGATGTGTCCGTGCCATGTATTTTGCTTTCcctttagtttgtttttttgtttgttttctttttgtagtgagctatttgcctttttttttgcctttttcttttttttttttttttttagccctaAATCCCAGGTAGCAGTATCCAAGGTAACAGCAGAAAAGAGTCCAGATCTGCACATTATCACTGTTTCTGCAAGTTTCATGCAAAACTTAAGCCATTTCTGCATGCAACACGATGCTGGTCATTTATTGTGTCTGATACAACTCTGAGGAGATTTTCCCATTCACCACAACAGAGTTTGTTGACTGGGAAGCGCTGGTTTGCTTTTCCCACGGACACAGACATATTAAAAGACCCCTCCCCCCCTTTCCActcccccccagctgccccaaaCACATGGGAATGAGCATCTCAGCACCAGGTCCAGACAGTTCACTTGCCTACAAAAGCCCGGTGGCTTCAGTAAAGTCCCATGATTGCAGCTCCCACATCCTTGGAAGGTCTTCGGTCCTTCACCAGAAAGTTAATCATGCTCTCCGACTTGATGAGCAAGTTGCAGCCCAAAAAGAAGATGCCGAACATCACAGTCAAGGAGAGGACACAGAGGACAGCGATCTGCACCACCCGCGTGATGTAAAGGCTCCTCTCATCGGGTGCCAGGACCGAGGAGCCGCCATCGGTCGCCAACACCGAGCTGGTCCCATTGCAGCAGGCCATGAGCATTCCCAAGCCCTGGGTCCGGTTGGGGTAAGCTCCCTGCTCTAGGAGAGTCTGGTTGAAAAAGGATCCATTCATGGTCAATGCGCGATCCCAAATCTCCAGGGAAGGCAAGAGGAAAGCTTGctgtccccctgcccacccctcaCATGCCAGGGCTCGGCACCGTGGGCTGGCGGGCTCCGAGCCACCTCCTGCCTTTCTTCTCGCAACGCCTCGGATGGAGGGGAAACTTCCTCGAGGCTGCGAGCAGTTGGGAAGCCAATTTGTGCAGCTGAGGGATGGCTCACTCCTGGATCCCTCCTGGCACTGGCAGCATTAGCACAAgcccccaaacaagcaaaaagagagagacagaaaaggcGAAGGAGGCgcaggggagaggaaggcagCCGGAGGTGGCCCCATGCCTCCTGCCCTCGCCACTGCCCCGAAGCTGCCACCCCGAAGCGCAGGGCAGCGGAGCGGTGCAGCCCGtgcccccggggctccccgcgggAGGGAGAGCTGATTCCTGCCGCCTGGGAGCTCCACAAATGCAAGTTCCAAGCTAAAGTCTTCACCGTGttcaaagaaaaaacagcaactcCACCCCCTTCCAGCCTCCCCCCAGGACCGCCTTCCTCCCCCTCCACGCTCACCCAGGCTGCCCACCCCTTCCCCACGCGTGTGCACCCCCTCTCTGCCCTGCCACGGGTGCACGCACCCACCCCCGTGCCACCCCCA
This window of the Strix uralensis isolate ZFMK-TIS-50842 chromosome 22, bStrUra1, whole genome shotgun sequence genome carries:
- the LOC141953600 gene encoding reprimo-like protein, which codes for MNGSFFNQTLLEQGAYPNRTQGLGMLMACCNGTSSVLATDGGSSVLAPDERSLYITRVVQIAVLCVLSLTVMFGIFFLGCNLLIKSESMINFLVKDRRPSKDVGAAIMGLY